A genomic window from Cupriavidus metallidurans CH34 includes:
- a CDS encoding type VI secretion system Vgr family protein encodes MAGELDGLKAYGAEALRNAVAVTVTGRQAYFLEVPGSASAAGLSVVSFEAVERLGEPYEVRVRLTHPLELGRAEYLNRDATFVIDAGEDSEPRKFAGWVSGFSKTRQTRDFCAYEMVVVPQVARLRLTKRSRIYQQKTAPQIIEAILRGHELKGHQFAFKTRRTYPQLAFRMQYEMSDWDYIRLLMEQEGLYCYFTPGKFGEMVVFGDDIDHYIYQPELRVPYRETAGLESGLEAVYEIQTHAITVPASVKVADYNSADSWERKVAEANIAYKDKTTYGQPYVYGTHHLDQAGAKWQAQLRHEAAIAWQLTYAGQSNVLALRPARILRIDTTLPDAPNGQVITEVIHTGARDQAYRNTYKAIPCDRRFRLPMDESKWPRIAGALSGRITSPGQYKYAYLTQDGHYIVRFDFDFDEWPKGGESVPLRLAKPFAGALQTGFHFPLIDGTEVAIAFHDGNPNKPFISAALHASLQPDHITNQDRWMSRNVFRTQANNKLRFEDWQGQESVKLSTEYGGKTQLNLGYLVDHKKKKRGEGFELRTSGWGAIRGGKGLFLSADDQPGANGQHLDMQSALWLLEQALQQSEALADTAKAAQAMAADCERQKTLLNASLKQLKAASLLASAPAGMALVSGTDLQLSAANNMIATAGGNADISVLRQFAVAAGNGISLFVQKLGIKLFAAKGKVEIQAQSDELNLTALKDLKVISVDGKLILSAKTEVWIGVGGSYIRITPERIENGTPGDIYEKCAAWDKKGAASMQVSTALNSGLPKQLLMLNTAASPASSNTLPAGMPYKLLAGGAVVKQGVMDGTGFIPVDHLPTTQAYQLELANGAKYTLPVADDYRGDAANGELANQGIHFHEAAHGSDGAAADRAAHRRAYHETFNPESEA; translated from the coding sequence ATGGCGGGTGAGTTGGATGGACTGAAGGCGTACGGAGCGGAGGCGCTGCGTAATGCGGTGGCCGTGACGGTTACCGGGCGGCAGGCGTACTTCCTCGAGGTGCCAGGGTCCGCCAGCGCCGCTGGGTTGTCAGTGGTGTCTTTCGAGGCAGTGGAGCGCCTGGGCGAGCCCTATGAAGTCCGGGTACGCCTGACACATCCGCTGGAGTTGGGCCGGGCTGAGTACCTGAACCGGGACGCCACCTTCGTCATCGATGCGGGCGAGGACAGTGAGCCGCGCAAGTTCGCGGGCTGGGTTTCAGGGTTCTCGAAGACCCGCCAGACCCGTGACTTCTGCGCGTACGAGATGGTCGTGGTGCCGCAGGTCGCGCGGCTGAGGCTGACGAAGCGCAGCCGCATTTACCAGCAGAAGACTGCCCCACAGATTATCGAGGCCATCCTGCGTGGCCATGAGTTGAAGGGGCATCAGTTCGCTTTCAAGACCCGGCGCACCTATCCGCAGCTCGCCTTTCGCATGCAGTACGAGATGTCCGATTGGGACTACATCCGGCTGCTGATGGAACAGGAAGGGTTGTACTGCTATTTCACGCCGGGCAAGTTCGGCGAGATGGTGGTGTTCGGGGACGACATCGATCACTACATCTACCAGCCCGAGCTGCGTGTGCCCTACCGCGAAACAGCAGGCCTTGAGTCGGGCCTGGAAGCGGTCTACGAAATCCAGACGCACGCAATAACGGTGCCGGCGTCGGTCAAGGTGGCGGACTACAACTCGGCTGATTCGTGGGAACGAAAAGTGGCCGAGGCCAACATCGCCTACAAGGACAAGACGACCTACGGCCAGCCCTACGTCTACGGCACGCATCACCTGGACCAGGCCGGCGCGAAATGGCAAGCGCAACTGCGGCACGAAGCGGCTATCGCTTGGCAGCTGACCTACGCGGGTCAAAGTAACGTGCTGGCATTGCGTCCGGCGCGCATTTTGCGCATCGACACGACCTTGCCGGACGCGCCCAATGGGCAGGTCATCACTGAAGTCATCCACACCGGCGCCCGCGATCAAGCGTACCGCAATACCTACAAGGCCATTCCTTGCGACCGGCGCTTCCGCCTGCCGATGGACGAGTCAAAATGGCCGCGCATTGCCGGAGCGCTCAGTGGCCGGATCACGTCGCCAGGCCAGTACAAGTATGCGTACCTGACGCAGGACGGGCACTACATCGTCCGGTTCGACTTCGACTTTGACGAGTGGCCCAAGGGCGGCGAGAGCGTGCCGCTGCGCCTCGCCAAGCCGTTTGCCGGGGCATTGCAGACAGGATTTCACTTTCCGCTGATTGACGGTACCGAGGTGGCGATTGCCTTCCATGACGGGAATCCCAACAAGCCCTTTATTAGTGCCGCATTACACGCAAGCCTGCAGCCCGATCACATCACCAATCAGGACCGGTGGATGTCACGCAACGTCTTCCGCACGCAGGCCAATAACAAGCTGCGCTTCGAGGATTGGCAGGGGCAGGAGAGCGTCAAGCTATCCACGGAGTACGGTGGCAAGACCCAGTTGAACCTCGGCTACTTGGTCGATCACAAGAAGAAAAAGCGTGGGGAAGGGTTCGAGTTGCGAACCTCAGGTTGGGGCGCGATCCGGGGTGGCAAGGGGCTGTTCCTGTCGGCGGATGATCAGCCGGGCGCGAACGGGCAGCACCTGGACATGCAGTCTGCATTGTGGTTGCTGGAGCAGGCGCTGCAGCAAAGTGAAGCGTTGGCGGACACTGCCAAGGCAGCCCAGGCGATGGCGGCGGACTGCGAGCGGCAGAAGACACTGCTCAATGCCTCGCTGAAGCAACTGAAAGCGGCAAGCCTGCTTGCAAGTGCGCCCGCTGGCATGGCGCTGGTGTCCGGTACAGACCTGCAACTCAGTGCTGCCAACAACATGATCGCGACGGCAGGCGGCAATGCCGACATCAGCGTTCTGCGTCAATTTGCGGTGGCCGCAGGCAATGGGATATCTCTTTTTGTGCAGAAGCTCGGGATAAAGCTCTTTGCGGCCAAAGGCAAGGTCGAAATCCAGGCGCAGAGCGACGAGTTGAACCTGACGGCGCTGAAGGACCTGAAAGTCATCAGTGTCGATGGCAAGCTGATTCTTTCGGCCAAGACAGAAGTATGGATTGGCGTAGGGGGCTCCTACATTCGCATCACGCCGGAGCGCATCGAGAACGGTACGCCGGGCGATATCTACGAGAAGTGCGCAGCGTGGGATAAGAAAGGCGCGGCATCCATGCAGGTTTCGACGGCGCTCAACAGCGGGCTACCAAAGCAGCTTCTGATGCTCAATACCGCAGCCTCACCGGCGTCCAGCAATACGCTGCCGGCCGGGATGCCGTACAAGCTGCTGGCGGGGGGCGCGGTGGTCAAGCAAGGCGTGATGGATGGAACTGGCTTCATCCCCGTGGATCACCTGCCCACCACTCAGGCGTACCAACTGGAGCTTGCCAACGGTGCCAAGTACACGTTGCCGGTTGCGGACGATTATCGGGGCGATGCCGCGAACGGCGAGCTGGCGAATCAAGGCATTCATTTTCACGAGGCCGCGCACGGCAGCGACGGTGCTGCAGCTGACCGGGCAGCCCATCGGCGGGCTTACCACGAGACGTTCAATCCGGAATCGGAAGCATGA
- a CDS encoding phospholipase D-like domain-containing protein, with the protein MTQPFITVPIALSCTRSATITLPWFVQCTEYNPAPATFKPLVNGETAFRDIYDAIFLAVKSVDIICWGFQPSMFFKRGAGGQGTKCIGELLEDVGKRGVKVRLLCWGGQVLGLPEINNRFGPEPNMPHRPAAHMRPRPHPSRHAEDFDRWWYWSVAQKDPRRLTFRNVVMDPSVIARHIPSVWQLAALKNVEFMTRDFDLPSRLEIAFRTSLFGADKQRGAGNKAAGGAAMGLAAPTHHQKMVLVDYEVPNKAVGYVMGHNMLDPYWDTDDHSAAKMPWGYLGRNGATPRHDISSRVTGPILQYLNDNFCEAWDRETGAGLGKARKPAAAGLRMLPSLGDKVMAQVLRTHSQNGKQDIEEMYLQAVNNATQFIYIENQYFRFKPLADKINEAVKKQIQWGRDPGQHGAIHLFVITNSSDEGMGDGTVNTYRMLNALGRAEVIPGVAKLEQEDVRQADLQRQYDAARAQAREAQGAVARVYQFTHLGDAYVQKLLARAEEKLQQARAKQAEVKAQMKAPPNAVLPAPIDGLKVHICTLVAPDSPPDKWQDVYIHAKLMIVDDVFMTLGSANINTRSMEGDSELNICHENEAVTRPLRRKLWHDHTKGMGDHDDPAEAFKQWGKIIRRNADNRNNGNAPESSLIEFSRKDPKRTYKD; encoded by the coding sequence ATGACACAACCCTTCATTACCGTACCTATTGCCTTGTCATGCACGCGCAGTGCAACGATCACCCTGCCGTGGTTCGTCCAGTGCACCGAGTACAACCCAGCGCCCGCCACCTTCAAGCCGCTGGTGAACGGCGAGACGGCATTTCGTGACATTTACGACGCGATTTTCCTTGCCGTGAAAAGCGTGGACATCATCTGCTGGGGTTTCCAGCCGTCCATGTTCTTCAAGCGTGGCGCAGGCGGACAGGGAACAAAATGCATTGGCGAATTGCTGGAGGACGTAGGCAAGCGCGGCGTTAAGGTGCGCTTGCTGTGTTGGGGTGGGCAGGTGCTTGGCCTACCGGAAATCAACAACAGATTCGGCCCCGAGCCAAACATGCCACACCGGCCCGCCGCTCACATGAGGCCAAGACCGCACCCGAGCAGGCATGCCGAGGACTTCGATCGCTGGTGGTACTGGTCGGTCGCGCAGAAAGATCCGAGAAGGCTGACGTTTCGCAATGTGGTCATGGACCCATCGGTCATTGCCAGACACATCCCCTCGGTCTGGCAATTGGCGGCGCTGAAGAATGTCGAGTTCATGACGCGGGACTTCGATTTGCCGAGCCGGCTGGAGATTGCCTTCAGGACCAGCCTGTTCGGTGCGGACAAGCAGCGCGGCGCGGGCAACAAGGCTGCCGGAGGGGCGGCCATGGGCCTTGCCGCGCCGACGCATCACCAGAAAATGGTGTTGGTCGATTACGAGGTCCCGAACAAGGCGGTTGGATACGTGATGGGACACAACATGCTGGACCCGTACTGGGACACCGATGACCACAGTGCGGCCAAGATGCCGTGGGGGTATCTTGGTCGCAATGGCGCGACACCGAGGCACGACATCTCAAGCCGGGTGACCGGCCCAATTCTCCAATACCTCAACGACAATTTTTGCGAAGCGTGGGATCGGGAAACTGGCGCCGGTCTGGGTAAGGCGCGCAAGCCAGCCGCAGCCGGTCTCAGAATGCTACCGTCGCTAGGCGACAAGGTGATGGCCCAGGTGCTGCGCACACACTCTCAGAACGGCAAGCAGGACATCGAAGAAATGTATCTCCAGGCGGTGAACAATGCGACGCAGTTCATCTATATCGAGAATCAGTACTTTCGGTTCAAGCCCCTGGCGGACAAGATCAATGAAGCGGTAAAGAAGCAAATCCAGTGGGGGCGCGACCCCGGTCAACACGGGGCCATCCATCTCTTTGTGATCACGAACTCCAGCGACGAGGGTATGGGCGATGGGACGGTCAACACCTACCGCATGCTCAACGCGCTGGGACGGGCCGAAGTCATTCCGGGCGTGGCGAAGCTGGAGCAGGAAGATGTTCGCCAGGCCGATCTGCAGCGCCAGTATGACGCGGCCAGAGCACAAGCGAGGGAAGCCCAGGGAGCGGTTGCCAGGGTGTATCAGTTCACCCATCTCGGCGATGCATATGTGCAGAAGTTGCTGGCTCGAGCCGAAGAGAAGCTTCAGCAGGCCCGCGCGAAACAAGCGGAGGTAAAGGCGCAGATGAAGGCGCCACCCAATGCTGTCCTGCCTGCACCGATTGACGGCTTGAAGGTCCACATCTGCACCCTCGTAGCACCCGACTCGCCGCCGGACAAGTGGCAGGACGTGTATATCCACGCCAAGCTGATGATCGTGGACGATGTCTTCATGACGCTGGGATCGGCCAATATCAACACGCGCAGCATGGAGGGCGACAGCGAACTGAACATCTGCCATGAGAACGAGGCAGTGACGCGGCCATTGCGCCGGAAACTTTGGCATGACCATACGAAGGGGATGGGCGATCACGATGATCCGGCGGAAGCATTCAAGCAGTGGGGGAAGATCATCAGACGGAATGCAGATAATCGGAACAATGGGAACGCCCCAGAATCGTCGCTGATTGAGTTCAGCCGCAAAGATCCGAAGCGGACCTACAAGGACTGA
- a CDS encoding SEL1-like repeat protein translates to MRIALAVLLAAFTLTACSKETSMPTVPDLATVRANLAFTCVREADHLPPLDPEADVLFKYARYLQKLEGPKDFDDVARYYRIAAAHGHYKANSNLQKLVSEGMASSPLPQRESVALASQLIDAGVPSGYYDIGYYLNLGYGLKQDKEMALRYFRKAADLGNADAQFYVGDLLAPRDNAPEIARQMRQCATEQGHGEAAGTLGVNLSGKKHFPEAVAAFQKGVIAGDSMSASFLEDGFKAPPPSDGLNYLALPNDPERSRRYELIWRFLIRNDGRNPKVPDIDQIVPLPPAKLPPWDGTFQWQKEQDAAVPLEKPSVELINRLSEAKNLDPATGLPLTTSAKTAQTTTSAAEQKALPLGTKASTGEQCPQRGLWCVRGAASISGSRREFEKGDILPPLTAYDPRPFAWMDSLLGMREQSADVTWELIAYRATRTTW, encoded by the coding sequence ATGCGCATCGCACTGGCCGTACTGCTGGCGGCCTTCACGCTCACCGCGTGTTCCAAGGAAACCTCTATGCCGACCGTCCCCGATCTGGCCACCGTTCGCGCCAATCTGGCCTTTACCTGCGTCCGCGAGGCGGACCATCTGCCGCCGCTTGATCCGGAGGCCGATGTGTTGTTCAAGTACGCCCGCTATCTGCAGAAGCTTGAGGGACCCAAGGACTTCGATGACGTAGCGCGCTACTACCGGATCGCGGCGGCTCATGGGCATTACAAGGCCAACAGCAACCTGCAGAAACTGGTCTCGGAAGGCATGGCGTCATCGCCGCTCCCACAGAGGGAGAGCGTCGCGCTGGCCAGTCAGTTGATCGACGCGGGCGTGCCGTCGGGCTACTACGACATCGGCTATTACCTGAACCTGGGATATGGACTCAAACAGGACAAGGAGATGGCGCTGCGTTATTTCCGCAAAGCTGCCGATCTGGGCAACGCCGACGCCCAGTTTTACGTTGGCGATCTGCTGGCGCCCCGGGATAATGCGCCGGAAATCGCCAGGCAGATGCGGCAGTGCGCGACGGAGCAGGGACACGGCGAGGCAGCTGGTACGCTGGGCGTCAATCTAAGTGGTAAGAAGCATTTCCCCGAAGCGGTGGCTGCATTTCAGAAGGGCGTGATAGCGGGTGATTCAATGTCTGCGTCATTTCTGGAAGATGGCTTTAAAGCCCCCCCTCCCTCGGACGGATTGAATTACCTCGCCCTTCCAAACGACCCCGAACGCTCGCGGCGCTACGAGTTGATCTGGCGGTTCCTGATACGCAACGACGGCCGTAACCCCAAAGTGCCGGACATTGACCAGATCGTGCCACTGCCGCCGGCGAAGCTGCCGCCCTGGGATGGCACCTTCCAGTGGCAGAAGGAACAGGATGCCGCGGTCCCACTGGAAAAGCCATCGGTCGAACTCATCAACCGCCTGAGCGAGGCCAAGAACCTCGACCCGGCCACCGGCCTGCCGCTGACCACTTCAGCAAAGACCGCGCAGACGACGACCTCTGCGGCGGAGCAGAAGGCGCTGCCACTCGGTACTAAGGCGAGCACGGGCGAGCAGTGTCCGCAACGTGGACTGTGGTGCGTCAGAGGTGCCGCAAGCATCTCGGGCTCCAGGCGCGAGTTCGAGAAGGGGGACATTCTGCCTCCATTGACGGCCTACGATCCGCGCCCCTTTGCGTGGATGGATTCCCTGCTGGGAATGCGTGAGCAATCCGCTGACGTGACCTGGGAACTCATTGCCTACAGAGCCACGAGAACGACGTGGTGA
- a CDS encoding SEL1-like repeat protein codes for MRIALAVLLAAFTLTACSKETSMPTVPDLATVRANLAFTCVREADHLPPLDPEADALFKYARHLQKREGPKDFDDVARYYRIAAAHGHYKANSNLQKLVSEGMASSPLPQRESVALASRLIDAGVPSGYYDIGYYLNLGYGLKQDKEMALRYFRKAADLGNADAQFYVGKLLAPRDKAPEIARQMRQCATDQGHGGAAHTLGIDLQIDGVYSDAVKAFQEGVIAGDSMSASFLEHGFKAPPPSDGLNYLALPNDPERSRRYKLIWRFLIRNDGRNPKVPDIDQIVPLPPAKLPPWDGTFQWQKEQDAAVPPDKPSDELINRLSKARNLDPATGLPLTTSAKTAQTATSAPEQKSLPLGTEASTGEQCPQRGLWCVRGAASISGSRREFEKGDILPPLTAYDPRPFAWMDSLLGMREQSADVTWELIAYSNQA; via the coding sequence ATGCGCATCGCACTGGCCGTACTGCTGGCGGCCTTCACGCTCACCGCGTGTTCCAAGGAAACCTCTATGCCGACCGTCCCCGATCTGGCCACCGTTCGCGCCAATCTGGCCTTTACCTGCGTCCGCGAGGCGGACCATCTGCCGCCGCTTGATCCGGAGGCCGATGCGTTGTTCAAGTATGCCCGCCATCTGCAGAAGCGCGAGGGACCCAAGGACTTCGATGACGTGGCACGTTACTACCGGATCGCGGCGGCTCATGGGCATTACAAGGCCAACAGCAACCTGCAGAAGCTGGTCTCGGAAGGCATGGCGTCATCGCCGCTCCCGCAGCGGGAGAGCGTCGCGTTGGCCAGCCGGTTGATCGATGCGGGCGTGCCGTCGGGCTACTACGACATCGGCTACTACTTGAACCTGGGATATGGACTGAAGCAGGACAAGGAGATGGCGCTGCGCTACTTCCGCAAGGCTGCCGATCTGGGCAATGCGGATGCGCAGTTCTACGTCGGGAAGCTGCTAGCTCCCCGGGATAAGGCGCCGGAAATCGCCAGGCAAATGCGACAGTGTGCGACCGATCAAGGACATGGAGGTGCGGCTCATACCTTAGGTATTGATTTGCAGATTGATGGCGTCTATTCCGACGCGGTGAAGGCATTCCAAGAGGGCGTGATAGCGGGTGATTCAATGTCTGCGTCATTTCTGGAACATGGCTTCAAAGCCCCCCCTCCCTCGGACGGATTGAATTACCTCGCCCTTCCAAACGATCCTGAACGGTCGCGGCGCTACAAGCTGATCTGGCGGTTCCTGATACGCAACGACGGCCGTAACCCCAAAGTGCCGGACATCGATCAGATCGTCCCACTGCCCCCTGCGAAGCTGCCGCCCTGGGACGGCACCTTCCAGTGGCAGAAGGAACAGGATGCCGCGGTCCCGCCCGACAAGCCATCGGACGAACTCATCAACCGCCTGAGCAAGGCCAGGAATCTTGATCCGGCCACCGGTCTGCCGCTGACCACTTCAGCAAAGACCGCGCAGACGGCGACCTCGGCGCCGGAGCAGAAGTCGCTGCCGCTCGGTACTGAGGCGAGTACGGGCGAGCAGTGTCCGCAACGCGGACTGTGGTGCGTCAGAGGCGCCGCCAGCATCTCGGGCTCCAGGCGCGAGTTCGAGAAGGGGGACATTCTGCCTCCACTGACGGCCTACGATCCGCGCCCCTTTGCGTGGATGGATTCCCTGCTGGGAATGCGTGAGCAATCCGCTGACGTGACCTGGGAACTGATTGCCTACAGCAATCAGGCCTGA
- a CDS encoding PAAR domain-containing protein, with amino-acid sequence MPDFVRLGDSTDHGGKVITASSTMNYDGRPLARKGDRVSCPKHPNVLPNLIIDGDESMKDESGRPLARHGYRATCGCKLISSLI; translated from the coding sequence TTGCCCGATTTCGTTCGCCTGGGTGACAGCACCGACCACGGGGGGAAGGTCATCACGGCTTCGTCCACGATGAACTATGACGGCCGGCCATTGGCCCGTAAGGGCGACCGGGTGTCGTGCCCCAAGCACCCCAACGTGCTTCCTAATCTGATCATTGACGGTGATGAATCCATGAAGGATGAAAGTGGCAGGCCACTCGCGCGCCATGGCTATCGCGCCACGTGTGGCTGCAAGCTGATATCGAGCCTTATCTGA
- a CDS encoding ImcF-related family protein, with translation MAYFHGTGSEPAWKQMELVALIGLAAVLLRGPIAAAWKTVASRSNERKRHQRDPAARVGKGAGSKINLAALQYANLKLALREHRCRRLPRLLVTGNDAAVSRLLPELEEAGWFDTCDALLLSSKTSNEGQPDTAWLKRLYKLRRRRPVDAVIVVTDGAADLPMPRRGTHPYSIRLARIIEILRYAAPVYVVDVAGMDPTVSSDAPIIVCALPNQADASAIEEALLLLRNQLARRGLDQLTQEDRYPYQARLSQRFDTRSKALAKWTAGLIAGQIAVRGIAFAPYPSGTSTKPEMPGSADLPHWRYLSEAARRQPGKRIGWHPMTVCVGFALVAVGLWFAGMLASGWFNSRDVYAAQQAVTEIGSARNPATRLHALLALQQQIERYEYRTQQHAPLLTRFGLNRDADVLAALWQPYVKASRELLVTPVQQNLEATLVDLGQLQTTTLDDKTSQWALSGRDDLKAYLMLAYPERTEADFLAGRLPHDWSTEARITPGEKQALAERLFKFYAQHLKANPDWKIEPRPELVAGARQTLLAVIGARSAQETLYRGILNGAGNKYPDLTLPSLTAGTDARGLLRSAAAVPGVFTRQAYEGYVADAIDAAATRRDVAADWVLTGSQVAAVTATKSADELRAALTEQYFAEYAAHWQDFMNSLQWESAATLPAAIDQLKLLADARQSPAIALMKSLAYQGGAGVQKTSLSDTLVNKAKDILGKKDDAPNSAKAAPAGPLDAAFGPVLRLAGQPGQAGQGGNNDLSLQRYLDRITALRLRLQQVSIGADADDQARQMAQAMFQGKSSDLADTQAYAQLVAASLGAEWAGMGETLFVRPVAQATQAIVLPAQASLNDVWQRFIMAEWNRIFAGRYPFANTTNDASLPELAQFLRPQGGTIQTFLATQLAGVLELQGDQWMPAAGARGITFDPEFLKTINILQRIGAHMLVQGDPQYRFELKPIATPGLTDTKLTIDGQKLHYYNQRETWNRMTWPASNLQDPGTLLQWQTEKAGTNKNYEYGGRFALLRMIGHGHIVPIDSATVQITWPAVPDTRGPLEESTDAQSGKAPYEIRFLMRSEAGQGVLELLPLRGLKLPQRVFLVGKGGAAVDVPSPAARNAKRGGV, from the coding sequence ATGGCGTATTTCCATGGCACTGGAAGCGAGCCAGCCTGGAAGCAAATGGAACTCGTGGCACTGATTGGCCTGGCGGCAGTGTTACTGCGTGGCCCGATCGCCGCCGCCTGGAAAACTGTCGCGAGTCGCTCGAATGAACGGAAGCGGCATCAGCGCGACCCGGCCGCGCGTGTCGGCAAGGGCGCTGGGTCGAAGATAAATCTCGCGGCATTGCAGTATGCGAACCTTAAGCTGGCGTTGCGGGAGCACCGCTGCCGCCGGCTACCGCGTCTGTTGGTGACGGGCAACGATGCCGCTGTTAGTCGGCTACTGCCGGAACTGGAGGAGGCGGGCTGGTTCGACACATGCGACGCGCTGCTGCTTTCGAGCAAGACCAGCAACGAGGGCCAGCCAGATACTGCCTGGCTTAAGCGACTCTACAAGCTACGCCGCCGCCGACCGGTGGACGCGGTGATTGTCGTCACCGATGGCGCGGCGGATCTCCCGATGCCACGCCGTGGCACGCATCCTTACAGTATTCGCCTAGCACGGATCATCGAGATACTGCGCTATGCAGCGCCGGTCTATGTGGTCGATGTGGCGGGAATGGATCCTACCGTCAGCAGCGACGCGCCGATTATCGTTTGTGCACTGCCGAATCAGGCAGATGCGTCTGCCATCGAAGAAGCGCTGCTATTGCTGCGCAACCAGCTGGCGCGGCGCGGATTGGACCAGCTCACCCAGGAAGATCGTTATCCCTATCAGGCTCGACTGTCCCAGCGATTCGACACCCGTAGCAAGGCGCTGGCCAAATGGACTGCCGGTCTGATTGCTGGCCAAATTGCCGTCCGTGGCATCGCCTTTGCCCCATACCCTTCGGGGACAAGCACTAAGCCCGAGATGCCAGGCAGTGCCGACCTGCCGCACTGGCGCTACCTAAGTGAGGCGGCTCGCCGTCAGCCCGGCAAGCGAATCGGCTGGCACCCGATGACGGTGTGCGTTGGATTCGCGCTGGTGGCAGTCGGCTTGTGGTTCGCAGGCATGCTGGCATCAGGCTGGTTCAACAGCCGGGATGTTTATGCTGCGCAGCAAGCTGTCACGGAAATCGGTTCGGCACGGAACCCCGCCACCCGCCTGCATGCACTGCTGGCCCTGCAGCAGCAGATCGAGCGCTACGAATACCGCACGCAGCAGCACGCGCCGCTGCTGACCCGCTTCGGCCTGAACCGCGACGCCGATGTGCTGGCCGCACTGTGGCAGCCCTACGTGAAGGCCAGCCGTGAGCTGCTTGTCACGCCGGTGCAGCAGAATCTGGAGGCGACGCTGGTGGACCTCGGCCAGTTGCAGACTACGACGCTGGATGACAAGACCAGTCAGTGGGCGCTGAGCGGTCGCGATGACCTCAAAGCCTACCTGATGCTGGCCTATCCGGAGCGCACCGAGGCCGATTTCCTTGCCGGGCGTCTCCCGCACGACTGGTCCACCGAAGCCCGCATCACACCGGGAGAAAAACAGGCTCTGGCCGAGCGCCTGTTCAAGTTCTACGCGCAGCACCTGAAGGCCAACCCGGACTGGAAGATCGAGCCGCGCCCCGAACTGGTGGCCGGTGCGCGACAGACGCTGCTGGCGGTCATCGGCGCGCGCAGTGCCCAGGAGACGCTGTACCGGGGCATCCTGAATGGCGCCGGCAACAAGTATCCGGACCTGACGCTGCCGTCGCTGACCGCTGGTACGGATGCGCGCGGCCTGCTGCGATCCGCCGCCGCTGTACCGGGTGTTTTTACGCGCCAGGCGTACGAAGGTTATGTGGCCGATGCGATTGACGCCGCCGCCACGCGTCGCGATGTCGCCGCAGATTGGGTACTGACCGGCAGCCAGGTGGCTGCCGTCACGGCTACCAAATCCGCTGACGAACTGCGCGCGGCCCTGACCGAGCAGTACTTCGCCGAGTATGCCGCGCACTGGCAGGACTTCATGAACAGCCTGCAGTGGGAGTCAGCGGCCACCTTGCCCGCCGCCATCGATCAACTCAAGCTACTGGCCGATGCGCGCCAATCCCCGGCGATCGCGCTGATGAAGTCGCTTGCCTACCAGGGTGGTGCGGGTGTGCAGAAGACTTCCCTGTCGGACACACTGGTGAACAAGGCCAAGGACATCCTCGGCAAGAAGGACGATGCGCCCAACAGCGCCAAGGCGGCCCCGGCTGGCCCGCTGGACGCCGCGTTTGGCCCGGTACTGCGCCTGGCGGGACAGCCCGGTCAAGCAGGGCAAGGCGGCAACAACGACCTGAGTCTGCAGCGGTATCTGGACCGGATCACGGCTTTGCGCCTGCGCCTGCAACAGGTCAGTATCGGCGCCGACGCGGATGACCAGGCCCGCCAGATGGCGCAGGCGATGTTCCAGGGCAAGAGTTCGGATCTGGCCGATACGCAGGCGTACGCGCAACTGGTAGCGGCGAGCCTCGGCGCGGAATGGGCGGGCATGGGCGAAACGCTGTTTGTGCGTCCGGTTGCGCAGGCGACGCAGGCCATCGTGCTGCCGGCACAGGCCAGTCTGAACGACGTCTGGCAGCGGTTCATTATGGCGGAGTGGAATCGGATCTTCGCCGGGCGTTATCCATTCGCCAACACGACCAACGACGCCTCGCTGCCAGAACTCGCGCAGTTCCTGCGTCCGCAGGGCGGCACGATCCAGACGTTCCTGGCCACCCAGCTCGCGGGGGTGCTGGAGTTGCAAGGCGATCAATGGATGCCTGCCGCTGGCGCGCGTGGCATCACGTTTGACCCGGAATTCCTCAAGACCATCAACATCCTGCAGCGCATCGGCGCCCACATGCTGGTTCAAGGGGACCCGCAGTACCGCTTCGAACTCAAGCCGATCGCGACGCCGGGACTCACCGATACGAAGCTCACCATCGACGGGCAGAAGCTGCACTACTACAACCAGCGTGAAACCTGGAACCGGATGACCTGGCCTGCGAGCAACCTCCAAGACCCGGGCACGCTTCTGCAATGGCAAACCGAGAAGGCAGGCACCAACAAGAACTATGAATATGGCGGACGCTTTGCGCTGCTGCGCATGATCGGACACGGCCACATTGTCCCGATCGATAGCGCCACGGTGCAGATCACGTGGCCTGCTGTGCCGGATACACGTGGCCCCTTGGAAGAATCCACCGACGCGCAGTCTGGCAAGGCGCCTTACGAGATTCGCTTCCTGATGCGTAGCGAGGCTGGCCAAGGGGTATTGGAGTTGCTGCCCCTGAGGGGTCTCAAGCTGCCGCAGCGCGTGTTCCTGGTTGGCAAAGGCGGCGCAGCAGTGGATGTGCCTTCGCCCGCAGCACGGAATGCTAAACGCGGAGGCGTGTGA